ATGCTGACTTTTTAAGTTTTTCTGATAATTCTTTAATATGCAATCTGCGCTCTTTAAGGATATTTAAAGGGTTTTTGAGAAAAAGCCTTTTTCTCAAATGTGAAATATTAATATTAAATATATCAATTTTTCTAGTTATAGTTTCATGCATATTTTCTACAAGGTCGTTAATACGTATTTTTTTGTTTTCAACTAATCTTTTTGGAGATACTTTTTCGATATTCTTAATTAAATGCAAAAGATTGTTTTTCTTATTCGAAATTAACTTAGCGGACGCTGATTTCAAGCGTAAGTCCAATGATTTTAACTGTCTTATAAGCTCTGACTTTACTGGAACTACAATTTCCGCAGCATTAGATGGAGTTGAAGCACGTATGTCGGCAACAAAATCTGCTATAGTAAAATCCGTTTCATGTCCTACTGCACTTATTATCGGAATTTTTGAATTATAAATAGCTCTTGCTGTAATCTCTTCGTTGAAAGCCCATAAATCCTCAATACTTCCGCCGCCTCTTCCAACTATTATTACATCTATTTCTTCTGGACTAATAACACCTTCTATAGCTTTTTTAGCTGCCAAATAGGCTAGATAACTTGTAGGTTTATCTGAAATATGACGCTCTTTAATTCCCGTTCGTTGCACAATCCATTCATTTGATGTATCAACTATTTTTTCAAGATCAAAATTTGTTAAAATTTTATCTGGCAAATAAGAACCAATAGAAACAATTTTAGATCGCATTTTCCACACCTCTTTGAATATACTTTAGTACTGAACATTTTTCAATAGCTTCTTCAATTTTTGTATTTATATCAAGGCTTGCAAACTTTGCAGCTTTTAAAATGGCATTTTTTATCGCATAAGCTTTGCTTCTACCATGACTTACAATGCAAGCACCATTTACACCTAATAAAGGTGCACCCCCAAATTCTGCATAATCAGTTTTCTTTTTTAACATTCTAAATGCTGGTTTTGATAGTAAATAGCCAATCTTGTATACCAAACTTTTAGAAATTTGTGCTTTTAAAAATTCTCCAATTATAGTAGGAACAGACTCGGATGTTTTTAAAATAATATTACCTACAAAACCATCACAAACGGCTACATCTATTTTATCTGAAAATATTTCGTTACCCTCTATGTTTCCGTAAAAATTTAAAGCTGATGATTTAATTAAATCATAAGCTTTAATTACGAGGCTATTACCTTTGCCTGGTTCAGAACCATTACTGATTAAGCCTACTTTGGGTTTGTTTATACCAAGCATATGTTTAATAAAAACAGAACCCATAATACTGAACTCAAGTAAATGAATAGGCTTACAATCAACATTTGCTCCCGCGTCTAAAAGCAAAACACTACCATTGACAGTAGGCAATAAAGCACCTATCGCAGGTCTTGAAATACCCTTTAGTTTTCCCAAAACCGTCATAGCAATGGCCATAACAGCTCCAGAATTTCCCGCGCTTATAAAAGCGCATGCTTTACCATACTTAACAAGTTCCATACCTACATGCATTGAAGAATTTTTCTTTCTTATAGCTACGCTTGGTTTATCGAACATAGTAATTATGGTTGGTGCGTCTTTTACGGTAATTTTTTGTGATACATTTGAGCTAAAATCTTTAGAAATATCTTCTATACTTTTTTCAAGCTCATTTTCTTTACCAACTAGCACTATATCTAAATTAAATTCTTTGGCAGCAAGGAAAGCTCCTAAGATTACTTCTTTTGGAGCATGATCACCGCCAAAGGCATCTACGGCTATTGGTTTCATTCTTCAATTTTGAGGATTTCCTCATCTTTATAGTAACCACAAGATGGACACACAGTATGTGGTAATTTCACAGCACCACATCGTGGACATTTTGACATAGCAGGCATACTTGCTTTTTTGTGTGTTGCTCTTTTTGCAGCTCTAGAATGACAGGATTTTCTTTTTGGTTGAGCCATTTTTCTCTCCTTTATAATATTTCTATTGAACTAAAAAAATATGGTATCTCAAAATCAGCCGATTCTTTAGAATCAGATCCATGTACAGCGTTTTCTTCTATATTTTTTGCATACAAAGCCCTGATTGTGCCAGGCTGAGCTTTAGCTGGATCCGTAGCACCCATTAAATTCCTGTAATCAGCAATCGCATTTTCTTTTTCTAAAACCATAACAATTATGTTACCGCTCGACATAAATGTCGTAAGCGAGTCATAAAACGGCCTATTCTTGTGTACAATATAAAAACCTTCAGCTTGTTTTTTGGTTAAACGAATTTTTTTCATAGCTTTAATTTCAAAGCCGTTTTCCTCAAGCATAGCTATAATTTTACCGCTATAGCCAGCTTTTACTGCATCTGGTTTAATTATTGACAGTGTTTTTTCCAGCATCTTTTAGTTCTCCTTTTTTAGATTCATTATTAGAATTTGATTTAGAATTATTTTTGTAATCTGTAACATACCATCCGGACCCTTTAAGCTCAAAAGAAGTATGTGAAATGATTTTTTTTAATGTATTAACTGCACCACAGAGCGGACATGAGTTTGGAGCTTTAGAACCTATCTTTTGCATTAACTCAATTGTTTGTCCACAAGCAGAACATTTATATTCATAAATGGGCATCTTTAATCACCTCATGTAATTTAGAATTAAAAAATTCTTCTTCTATATCTAAATCGAGTATTTTTATATTAGATTTTTCTCCACTTAAAATTTTAATAGCAGATTTTTTAATATCAAAAAAAGAGGATATTAGTGAAACCACGGCTTTATTAGCCCTACCCTCCTGTGCAGGTTTTGAAACTTTAACTTTCAAAAACCCTCCTTCCATACCGCAAACTAAATCTCTCTTAGCATTTGCTATTACTTTCAAGTGCACAATCATAAAAAAACCAGCCTACAAACTATCATAATTTTTTTTATCAGTCAATATAATATCTACATAATATTCTAATAAACACCTTCCTTTTTTAATACAACAACAAATGTTTTAACAATAATAATTATATCAAGCCATAAAGACCAATTAGTTACATACCATGTATCCATTTTTATGCGAAAATCGTAACTCGTATCGTTTCTACCACTTACCTGCCACAAACCTGTAAGTCCTGGATTTACCATATAGTAAAACTTTGCATATTCTCTGTAATATTTTTCAACTTCTTCTTTCACAACAGGCCGTGGACCTACAAATGACATTTCGTTTTTGATAATATTTATTATCTGCGGCAACTCATCAAGTGAAGTTTTCCTTAAAAAATTACCTACTTTAGTTATCCTTGGATCATTTTTTAACTTAAAAAATTGATTCCACTCATGTTTTAATTGCTCGTTGTTTTCAAGTAAAATCTTTAGGCGTTCTTGTGCGTCTTCATACATGCTTCTAAATTTATAAATTTTTATTATTTTACCATTTTTTCCAATACGCTCATGTTTAAAAAAAATAGGACCTTTTGATGTAGCTTTTATAGCTATACTTATAAAAATTAATGCTACTAAAAATAATGGAAATATAATAATTACCAATATAAGATCAAAAACTCTTTTAAGGATTTTGTTTGCGACAGATTCTAAATTATTTTTTGTATGAATAAATAAAAGTTTCTGAGAAAAATTGAAATTAACTTTTGTATTGAAAATAGATAATCCATCGAAACTTGGTATAACTATTACATTTTTAAAGATTGTTTGAAGACTCGTTAAATCAACCTTTGAATTGCATGCAGATATTATAAAAACCGTATCAATACAGTTAGATTTAATTTCCGAAGAAAGTTCGATAAATGATCTAATAACTTTTTTATCATTAATGTATTTTGTATTTGATTTTTGATCAAAAAAAGCTATAGTGTTATAACCTAAATAATGCTGACAATCTAACGATTTTTGAAATGATAATGCTTGAGAACAAGTACCACAGATTACTACATTTTTTTGCCAGAGTTTGATTTTAAATAGAAAAAATTTTGATAATGCATGAAAAAAAGAAAATATAACCAGACCATACAACCAAAATAAAAATATCAAGAGTCTTGAAAACAATAAACTGGATTTAGTTATAGAAACTAGTGAAAGTATAATAACCACAATAATTGTTATTGAGTTAAATATTTTCTTAACATCTTCCCAAATATCATAACGTTTTGTGTAAATACCCTCATAATAAAACAAGAAAAATACAACAAAAAAAACAAAAAAATACTCGTAGTAATAAGAAAACGGTTTTTTATATTGAANNNNNNNNNNGACGATAAAAGCAATAAAATCAAAAAAAGCTATTATTAAGATTGAAATATATTCTTTAGTTTTATTTTTCATAGTAATTTTGCAAAAAATCAATTAAAGCATTTTGCCAATCTCTAATTTCAACATTTAAATTCCCGCAAAAAAGTTCGTTTGACATAGCACTAAAAAATGGCCTATTTGCTTTAAGATTAAATATTGACCTATCTACTGGATACAAAAATTTATTGATACCAAGCAAAGAAAGTGTCAGCTTTGCCCACTCAAATCTCGAACAAAAACCACTGTTAACCAAATGATAAACACCTCTTAAACCTTTATTTATTGCAATTAAACTATAATAAGCAATATCATAAGCACTTGTTGGAACAGAAAATTCATTATATGCAATTTTTAGATATTCATTGTTTTTACACCAACCCATAAGTTTTGATATAAAGTTGTTTTTTGAGTTACCATAAACCCAGCTGGTACGCAAAATTAAGCATTCACTTTGAGACTCCAATAAAAATTTCTCGCCTAAAAGTTTGGATTTTCCATATTCATTTAGCGGGTTTGGTTTATCATTTTCACAATACAAACCACACTTTGAACCATCAAACACATAATCAGTACTATAATGAACAAAAAAACTGCCAAATTTTTTAGATAAATCTGTCATATGAGCTACTGAAAAAGCATTTACTTTAAAGCCTTCAAAGTAATTTACCTCGCACTCATCCACTAAATTGTATGCAGAAGCATTTATAACAATTCTTGGTTTAAAGGTTTCAAACACATTTTTTAGTTGAAGATAATCTGTTACATCACACTGTTTTCTGTCTAAAGCAATAAATTTTTTATTTTCTTTTTCAAACCAAAATTTAAAAGCTTTTGCAAGCTGGCCATTGCCACCAAAAACCAATATCATTTGTATGCCTCAAACTCTAAAAAACTTTTAAGAAGCATATCTTTTTGTGATACGATAGGTTTAAATACTTTCCAATCAATATTAAGCGTTTTGTCATTAAAAATCACGCCATCTTCGCAGTCTGGACAATACTCATTTGAAGCTTTGTAATGGACAATTGCAGTATCACTTAACACAACAAACCCATGCAAAAAGCCTTCTGGCACATACAAAATATGCTGGTTGCTATCATTTAGCTCAAAAGATAACCAGCTACCAAACGTGTTTGAGTTTAGCCTCACATCAACTATAACATCCAGTATCTTGCCTTGGACGCATCTTACAAGCTTTGATTGTGGTTTTGGTTTTCTTTGTAGATGTAACCCTCTTATAACACCTTTTTTTGAAAAAGAAAAATTATCTTGAAAGAAATCTTCACTAATGCCTGCTTCTAAAAACTGGCTTTTTTTGTAAGTTTCTAAAAAAAAACCTCTCTCATCAAAAAATACTTTAGGTTTTATAAGCAAAACACCACTTATATTAGCTTTTTCAAACTCAAATGGCATAAAACCTCCATTTTAAGCGATTTTATAAGCAAAAAACTTTAATACATCTTTAAGTAAAAACTGAGGAAGCAACTCAAATCTACCTGATTTAGCAATAAAACTAAATTGATCAGTAATATAGTTTAAACCTTCTTTGGTAGTTTTACCAAATGTTTGTGTAATCCAATTTTGTGATTTATAAAACTTACCTACAGCCAGGTAACGCTCAAATTCTTCCTTTAAGCTATAATTATGGGAGTGATAAACGCAAGCTTTGCTATCATAATACACAGCCCATCCTGCAATCAAAACTTTTGCAGCCATATATACATCTTCACCAAAATCCAATTTTGGAAAACCGCCTAGACTTTGCACTACATCCTTTTTATATGCTGAAAACGAGTTAGAGTTAAATGCTAATTTTACACCATACACATCTTTTTTATCAAAAGTCTTTTTTATAGAGTAATTTGGATAATTAAAGTATCTTAAATGTTTAGAAAAAGCATCTGCATTTTTATGAGGCAATTGTCTACCATAGACAATAGCTACATCTTTTTGATCAAAATTTCTAATTAGCTTTGCAATTGAGTCTTTACACAAAATAGCATCTTGAGTTAAAAATACAACTATATTAAATTTTGCCAGATTAAGTCCTAAATTTCTAGTTAAACCATGATTGAAATTTGCTCTTTTAATTACATAAACTCTATCTGTAAAAGCATTTGCAATTTTTTGCGTATTATCATCCGATGAACTATCTATTATAATAATATCTTTAATATCTTCCTGTCTTAATCTTAAAAGAACAGCAGCTATTGTTTTTTGCGCGTTTAATGTAGGAATTACAACAGATACATTCATATGAGTTCTTATAGCCTATTAACAGTAATTTTTCAAGCATTATTTTAAAACCTATACAAAGCAATTGCACTTGACACAATTTAAATAGTATATTACAATCCAAAAAAAAAGCGGAGGTTTGTATGGCAAAAGTTACAGTAGATCAGTCAACATGCATTGGTTGCGAAGTATGTGTTGATACAGCACCTGATGTATTTGAAATGGTTGATGGAAAAGCTCAGGTAAAAAATCCTGATGGCGCTTCTATTGATGTTATCAAAGAAGCAGCTGAAGCATGTCCAACTGAATCTATCAAAGTAGAAGAGTAAATAAAAAAGGGGAAGTTTTCCCCTTTTTTATTAAATAAACGGATTATTTGATAATTCGTGTTTTATGGTTGTCTTTGGACCGTGCCCTGGGTAGACAACACATTCATCGTCTAAAGTAAGTATTTTTTTAAGTGAATTCATTAGTTGGTTATAATTTCCAGTTGGTAAGTCATACCTGCCTATCGATTCATAAAATAGTGTATCTCCGCTAAAGAGCACATGATTATCTTTGTTATACAAACAAATTGAGCCAACAGTATGTCCGGGTGTTTCAATGACAATAAATTTAATATCGCCAAGATTGATTTCGTCGCCTTCTTTAAGCAAAATATCAGCTTTTGGCGACTTTTTAGCATCGATCATAAATAAATGAGCATCAATATAGGCATCTTCTAAATATTTTGCATCATTTATACCAATTGCAAGAGGTATATTAAAAGCAATCTTTATATCCAGGTTAGCACCTGTATGATCAAAATGGTAATGAGTATTAACTATTAGTTTTGGGTGTAATTTTTTTTCTTCAATAATATTTATTATTTTTTTTGCATCACTACCTGGATCAATTATAATCGCCTGTTTGTTATTATGCACTATATAACAGTTTGTTTCCAGTACACCAACAACTAAGGTTTCAATTTCCATATTTTTAAATTATAACCAACAAATAGTTGAAATTCAAATGTTAATTTTATATACTTTGCTTAATTAACATGTTGGAGGAGTAATGCATTTAGACAGGCTTTTTGATAAAGCTTTGGAAAAAAATATAGACTTTAACAATGCAATGGATATTTTAAAAACACCACAAAATGCCATGCTGGATCTGTTTAGCGTTTCAAACAAATTAAGACAATTTTTTAAAGGAAATACAATAAGTTTGTGTTCGATTGTAAATGCAAAAAGCGGACGTTGCAGCGAAAACTGTGCTTTTTGTGCACAATCGGCTCACTTTAATACAAATATTGAATCTTACGATTTTCTACCACCAAGTACTATTGAACAAAAAGCAAAATACATTGCAAATTATCCAGTTGAGCGCTTCAGCATAGTAACAAGTGGACTTAGCTTAAATAACAAACAGGATTTTGAAAATCTTAAAAATTCTATCAATAAGATTTCAAAATTAGCTTTGATACCTGGTGTATCAATTGGTTTGCAAACAAAAAATCAGCTTCTTGAGTTAAAAAAAGCTGGACTTTTGGAGTTTCACCACAACTTAGAAACCTCAAGGGAATTTTTTCCAAAAATCTGCACAACGCACAGCTACGATGATGATGTAAATACTGTAAAAGTTGCAAAACAGCTAGGTTTTTATGTTTGCAGCGGAGGTATATTTGGCATAGGCGAATCTTTAGAAGATAGAATTAGTCTTGCTTTTGAGCTTAAAAATTTAGATGTTGATTCTATACCCATAAATTTTTTGATTAGTATTAAAGGTACACCACTTGAAAACCAAAAACCTCTTGAACCATTTGAAGCGTTAAAAATTATATCCATGTTCAGATTTATAATGCCAGACAAAGATATAAGAGTATGTGGTGGTAGAGAACATGTTTTAAAACAACTTCATGCGCTAGTTTTTTTTGCTGGAGCAAATGGAATAATGGTAAGTGATTATTTAACACAAAAAGGTCGCAGTATTCAAGATGATCTGGATATGATTAAATATCTTGGCTTAAATGTAAATCCTCAACGCTTTTAATCTCAATATAAACTTCTGGGAGCGATTTCAAAAAAATTTTACCATAAGATTTTTTTAACAACCTGTTATCTGCAATAATAATAAAGCCAGTATCTTTTTTTGTTCTAATCAATCTGCCAAACCCCTGTTTGAATTTAAGTATTGCTTTTTGAAGAGAATAATCTATAAATGCATTTTTACCTTTTTGTGCAAAGTTAGCGTACTTTGCTTTTTCAATCGGGTGTGTGGGTACTTCGAAAGGTAGTTTTGTAATAATTACGCAAGATAGATTATCTCCTTTTATATCAATTCCTTCCCAGAAACTATTTACACCAAAAAGTATAGTTTTGCTTTTAAAAAATACTTTTTGCATATTGTAGTTATCCATAAAACCTTGTTTTAAAACATTATAACCAAAATCATTGAGTAAGGTATTTGTTTTATTGTAGACTTCATTTAAAGTTTTATATGATGTAAAAAGCACTAAAATTCCTTTATTAAAGTTTGATGCAACACTCAAAACCAACTTTGCAATATCTTCTTCATAATTGTTACTTTGTGGGTTATTTATATTGTTTATTACAAAAAGTCTGGCTTGTTTTTTATAGTCAAACTCCGTTTTAAATGTTTTTTCAAATGCATCTTCTATACCCAGAATGTTTTTTATAAAACTAAAATCACTATTAATAGAAAGTGTAGCAGAAGTAAAAATTATACTTTCAACTTTTGGATATAAATTTTTTCTTAGCAAATCAGCAAAATTTAAGTTTGTGATATTGAATAACATCACGTCTTTAAATCTTTCAAGCCAGTAAACACATGATAGAGCATCTTGATTTGCAAAAGATTTAAGTATTTTGAGATTGAAATTTAATTTATCAATAATAGCTTTAAAATCAATACTTAGCTCAATATCAATCCTGTCTTTAAAACTAACAAAATCAAATACAAGCTGTTCTTGTAATTTTAAGATATTCAGTAAATATGTCTTTGCAAACTCTTCGTCATAGTTTACGCTAAAATCAATCAAATTAGAAAGTTTTAATAATTCTTCTTTGATACCATCCATTGTCTTTGTAGCATTACTTATTAGCTCAAATAGTCTTAATTTACCCATAATATTAAAAAAATTTTTAATTGCATTTAGCTGGTCATAAAAATTAAATGATAATGTCGCAAAGCTTGTTAGATTTTTTTCAATATTATGGGCTTCATCAAAAATAATCACATCAATTGTATCAAATACTTCTCCTATCTCAAACAAATCACTAAAAACAAGGTGATGATTTGTGATAACGATATCAGCATCTTTTAGTCTTGATCTTGCATTGAAGAAAAAACAATTCCGAAATTGCGGACAAAAACGTCCCATACAAGAATCCTTATCAGATTTTATTTGTTCAAATAAACCTTCTTCAAGCAAGTCGAATTCATCTTTTGTACCATTTTTTAAACCTGATAAAAACGATTTAGGGTCATCTATATTGCTAAATATACTCGCTGCATATGCATAAAATTTTCTCTTGCAAGCATAATTTTGTCTACCAAGAGCTATTTCAAATACAATATCGCCAAAAATCTCTCTAATTACAGGTATATCTTTCAGGATAAGCTGTTTTTGAAGGTTAATAGTACTCGTTGCAATAATTGTTTTTTTCTTAAATTTTTTTGCAAATAAACTTGCTGCAACAAGATAAGCAAAACTTTTGCCAGTACCTGTTGGTGCTTCAATTAAACCTATTTGTCCGTTTAACATCAAATGATATATATCTTTTGACATTTCTATCTGAGATTGTCTTTTCTCGTAGTTATCAACTTTCTGGCGTAGAATTTCAAAAATTTCGTCTATACACATAAAGCTAATCTAAATTAAAATAATTCTTATGTCAATAGTTAAACTTGAAAGTAGGCAAAAAAATGCTAATATAACAAGGGGGTGAAATATGTCACATTTAATTTTAATAAGACATGGTCAATCAATTTGGAACGATAAAAATTTATTTACCGGGTGGGTAGACATTCCTCTTAGCCAAAAGGGCATTTTTGAGGCATTAAATGCAGGTGAAAAGCTCTCAAAATTTAACATAGATATTGTGTATACTTCAAAATTAGCAAGGGCTATACAAACAGCACTAATTTTACTATCAAAACTTGACACGCAAAAAACACCCGTTATTATTCACACAAAAGGAAAGATGAAAAAATGGTCAAACTATGCAAGCAGTATCGAAATAATACCAATTATACAAAAAAAAGAATTAAATGAGCGATATTATGGCACACTACAGGGTTTAAACAAAAAAGAAGTAGGTTTAAAATATGGCGAACAACAGTTAAAACTCTGGCGCAGGAGCTTTGATGTAGCACCACCTGGTGGAGAATCGCTAAAAGACAATCTGAAACGCACACTACCTTTTTTCAAACAAAAAGTTGTCGAACAACTGGAAGATGGTAAGGATGTTTTAATTGTAGCTCATGGAAATAGCTTGAGAGCTATTACAAAATACATAGAAAATTTGGATGAAAACCAAATTATAAAAGTTGAAATACCAACTGGCACACCTATTGTTTATAATTACGAAAACAAAATATTTAAAGACAAGGTTATTTTATGATTAATAAACTAAAAGAATCCTTAAAAATCAACAAAATAGAGCTATTAGAAGTTCAAAGTTTTGTTTTTTTGGCTGAAATTGGGCTTGATATTTCAAAAGATTACGACTGCTTAGGCAACACTGGCTTTGTGAAAGCTCTCAGTGTATCAGCTGAAAGTGCTCAAGCTATAATAGACATTGATAAAAAAGAAAAATTAGAAAAAATAATGAATGTTCAAACACTCTACATTTTATTTAGCTTTAACGATATAAAAGAAAACCTCATCGAAGCCTATAATCTTGCAAAGCAAAAAAAACCAGGTGCATATTTTATTTTTGTTTCACAGGAAAGCAAAACAGCCGATATAGAAAAAACACTTGTAAGTGGTGTACAAGGACCAAAAAAAGTAATTTTTGTATGCGAAAAATAGAAGATTACTCAAGCGATATTGCAATAATAATAAAATCTAAAACCAAAAAAGGACTAATAAAAGAAGCAATATATGCTTGTTTTGAATACCTATTGGGCAAAAAACCTATGTTAGGTAAAGAAAAAAAAGTTCTCTTTTTTGAAATAAAAGGTAACCTGGAAGACGGTATAGTTGATGCGTTAAATTTTTTTCTAAAGACATTTTATATTGAAAAATATGTCCCATATAGAATTTATGTAAAAGAAACAAAAGAAAAAAATTTTGAAATTAAAGCTTTTGCACGTTTGTTTAACGGTAATTTAATCCATTACATAAAAGCCGCAACATACCTGGATAATAAAATATTCCAAAAAGGCGATATGTTTACTTTAAAGGTAGTTTTTGATGTTTAATATTGAAAAAGTTACAGATTACTTCTATAAAATCAAAACAAATACTGTTGATATAGAAATTTACGCAAACAAAACAATTCTAAAAAAAATTGAAGAAGATGATACTTTAAAACAGGCTTTAGATATAACAAAACTACCTGGCATAAAAAAAGTTTTACTAATGAGCGATGCACATCAAGGCTATGGTTTTCCCATAGGAAGTGTTGCTGCTTTTGATTATGAAGAAGGTATCATATCACCTGGCGGTGTTGGATATGATATAAATTGCGGTGTTAGAGCTATTAGCTTAAATGTTGATGTTGAAGAAGTGCAAAAACACGCGGAAAAGATTCTATATGGACTATATGCACAAATTCCAAAAGGCGCTGTAAGTGATAAGGCAATCTACTATTTAAACGAAAAAAAACTCAGACAGGTAACATTTGAAGGTGCTGAATTTGCAATAAAAAATGGTTTTGGAGAAAAACTGGACCTTCAGGCAATAGAAGATAATGGTCGTATAGAAATTAACAATGATTGTCTTACAAATGATGCTATAGAAAGAGGAAAAACAGAGCTTGGATCGCTTGGTAGTGGTAATCATTTTTTAGAAATCGATAAAGTTGAAGAGATATTCGATAAAAAAATAGCCAGTGCTTTTGGTATTTATCAGAACTACCCTATCTTACTCTTACATACAGGCTCAAGGGGTCTTGGTCACCAAATTGCAATTGACTATTTAAGATTATTTAAAGAAAGCGCTAACCAAAAAAAATTATCGTTTCCAAATAAAGAACTTACCAGCTTACCATTTTCTGACAAATTAGCTAAAGATTACTTTGAAGCAGCAAATCAAGCTGCAAATTATGCTTTTGCAAACAGGCAAATTTTAGGTTTTAAAGCTTTACAGATAATTTTTGAGATTTTAAAAAAGCCCATTAACTACACATTAATTTACGATATTGTTCATAATATCGCAAAAATAGAGCAACATAACATAAATGGCAAAAACCAAAAATTAATAATCCACAGAAAAGGTGCAACACGGGCATTTTATGCAAAACACTCAGCTTTAAAAAATTCACGTTATTTTGATACAGGTCATCCCATCCTTATACCAGGTACAATGGGTAGTAACTCTTATATTTTAGTTGCCAATGAGTCAGATCAAACTCTAAATAGTATATGTCATGGTGCAGGTAGAATCCTGGGCAGAAGGCAAGCCATAAAAACACTAAAAAATCAAGACTTAATAACTCAATTAAAACAAAAAGGTATACTGCTTCTTGGAGATTCAAAAAAAAGCTTGCTTGAAGAAGCACCCCTAGCCTATAAAGACATAGATGAAGTTATTGATATAACGATAAAAGCCAACATTGCCAAAAAAGTTGCAAAGCTTAAACCCCTACTTGTTATTAAAGGTTAACAATAAAGAGACCATTCATTACTCTGCGTCAAACCAGAATGAAAATGTGTAAAATATTTTAACTTTTTTAGGAGGTTTGACCAGTTATGAATTTTAGTGAACAGGAAACTCAAAAGCTACTCAAAGGTATTGATGTTAATGAGATTGTAAAAAGGATAGCATTGCAAAACAACTTTTTTGGAGAAGATGGTATATTTACCCCTTTGATAAAAACTATAGTTGAAAAAGCCATATCTGCTGAAATAGACTCGTTTATAGCTCAAGAACCTAATCTCCCGCCCCATATTAACTACTCATCTTAATAATTCTTTTTTTAAAGCATTTTTGTTATTTTTTCTT
This genomic window from Desulfurella sp. contains:
- the rfbC gene encoding dTDP-4-dehydrorhamnose 3,5-epimerase, coding for MPFEFEKANISGVLLIKPKVFFDERGFFLETYKKSQFLEAGISEDFFQDNFSFSKKGVIRGLHLQRKPKPQSKLVRCVQGKILDVIVDVRLNSNTFGSWLSFELNDSNQHILYVPEGFLHGFVVLSDTAIVHYKASNEYCPDCEDGVIFNDKTLNIDWKVFKPIVSQKDMLLKSFLEFEAYK
- a CDS encoding glycosyltransferase; this translates as MNVSVVIPTLNAQKTIAAVLLRLRQEDIKDIIIIDSSSDDNTQKIANAFTDRVYVIKRANFNHGLTRNLGLNLAKFNIVVFLTQDAILCKDSIAKLIRNFDQKDVAIVYGRQLPHKNADAFSKHLRYFNYPNYSIKKTFDKKDVYGVKLAFNSNSFSAYKKDVVQSLGGFPKLDFGEDVYMAAKVLIAGWAVYYDSKACVYHSHNYSLKEEFERYLAVGKFYKSQNWITQTFGKTTKEGLNYITDQFSFIAKSGRFELLPQFLLKDVLKFFAYKIA
- a CDS encoding ferredoxin, with amino-acid sequence MAKVTVDQSTCIGCEVCVDTAPDVFEMVDGKAQVKNPDGASIDVIKEAAEACPTESIKVEE
- a CDS encoding MBL fold metallo-hydrolase — encoded protein: MEIETLVVGVLETNCYIVHNNKQAIIIDPGSDAKKIINIIEEKKLHPKLIVNTHYHFDHTGANLDIKIAFNIPLAIGINDAKYLEDAYIDAHLFMIDAKKSPKADILLKEGDEINLGDIKFIVIETPGHTVGSICLYNKDNHVLFSGDTLFYESIGRYDLPTGNYNQLMNSLKKILTLDDECVVYPGHGPKTTIKHELSNNPFI
- the bioB gene encoding biotin synthase BioB — its product is MHLDRLFDKALEKNIDFNNAMDILKTPQNAMLDLFSVSNKLRQFFKGNTISLCSIVNAKSGRCSENCAFCAQSAHFNTNIESYDFLPPSTIEQKAKYIANYPVERFSIVTSGLSLNNKQDFENLKNSINKISKLALIPGVSIGLQTKNQLLELKKAGLLEFHHNLETSREFFPKICTTHSYDDDVNTVKVAKQLGFYVCSGGIFGIGESLEDRISLAFELKNLDVDSIPINFLISIKGTPLENQKPLEPFEALKIISMFRFIMPDKDIRVCGGREHVLKQLHALVFFAGANGIMVSDYLTQKGRSIQDDLDMIKYLGLNVNPQRF
- a CDS encoding helicase C-terminal domain-containing protein, with the translated sequence MCIDEIFEILRQKVDNYEKRQSQIEMSKDIYHLMLNGQIGLIEAPTGTGKSFAYLVAASLFAKKFKKKTIIATSTINLQKQLILKDIPVIREIFGDIVFEIALGRQNYACKRKFYAYAASIFSNIDDPKSFLSGLKNGTKDEFDLLEEGLFEQIKSDKDSCMGRFCPQFRNCFFFNARSRLKDADIVITNHHLVFSDLFEIGEVFDTIDVIIFDEAHNIEKNLTSFATLSFNFYDQLNAIKNFFNIMGKLRLFELISNATKTMDGIKEELLKLSNLIDFSVNYDEEFAKTYLLNILKLQEQLVFDFVSFKDRIDIELSIDFKAIIDKLNFNLKILKSFANQDALSCVYWLERFKDVMLFNITNLNFADLLRKNLYPKVESIIFTSATLSINSDFSFIKNILGIEDAFEKTFKTEFDYKKQARLFVINNINNPQSNNYEEDIAKLVLSVASNFNKGILVLFTSYKTLNEVYNKTNTLLNDFGYNVLKQGFMDNYNMQKVFFKSKTILFGVNSFWEGIDIKGDNLSCVIITKLPFEVPTHPIEKAKYANFAQKGKNAFIDYSLQKAILKFKQGFGRLIRTKKDTGFIIIADNRLLKKSYGKIFLKSLPEVYIEIKSVEDLHLSQDI
- a CDS encoding 2,3-bisphosphoglycerate-dependent phosphoglycerate mutase encodes the protein MSHLILIRHGQSIWNDKNLFTGWVDIPLSQKGIFEALNAGEKLSKFNIDIVYTSKLARAIQTALILLSKLDTQKTPVIIHTKGKMKKWSNYASSIEIIPIIQKKELNERYYGTLQGLNKKEVGLKYGEQQLKLWRRSFDVAPPGGESLKDNLKRTLPFFKQKVVEQLEDGKDVLIVAHGNSLRAITKYIENLDENQIIKVEIPTGTPIVYNYENKIFKDKVIL